The following proteins are co-located in the Sphingomonas donggukensis genome:
- the gyrB gene encoding DNA topoisomerase (ATP-hydrolyzing) subunit B, with protein MDETPATTPNSNDYGASSIKVLKGLDAVRKRPGMYIGDTDDGSGLHHMVFEVSDNAIDEALAGHCDRIVIQLNADGSVSVEDNGRGIPTGIHPEEGVSAAEVIMTQLHAGGKFENTSDDNAYKVSGGLHGVGVSVVNALSEWLDLTIWRDGEEHYMRFAYGDAVAPLKVVGPAEGKKGTRVTFLASPSTFKITEYDFEKLEHRYRELAFLNSGVRLFLRDARHEEVKEVELYYEGGIAAFVKYLDRNKTPLMPDPVAIAGTRDDVTIDVALEWNDSYYENVLAFTNNIPQRDGGTHIAAFRAALTRTINNYADKSGMLKKEKVTLTGDDMREGLTAIVSVKLPDPKFSSQTKDKLVSSEVRQPLESLMADKMAEWLEENPATAKAIIQKVIDAAAAREAAKKARELTRRKGAMDIASLPGKLADCQERDPAKSELFLVEGDSAGGSAKQGRDRHYQAILPLRGKILNVERARFDRMLSSREIGTLIQAMGTGIGRDDFNLEKLRYHKIVIMTDADVDGAHIRTLLLTFFYRQMPEIIEAGHLYIAQPPLYKATKGRSEVYLKDDAALDTYLVEAGVAGTILESPSGTRSGEDLRDLVDHARRMRTLMRYVPRRYDASIIEALAMGGALDPEATRDVRAERLSVVAARMDQTDSDARWTARVTESGGYHFERLWRGVTDHHIIEATFLGSAEARRLHTLTQENIASYSGIGKLVSSKAAAAAAEEPVETDGEGEEKPAPVAKGETLIARPSQLLDAILAVGRKGLSIQRYKGLGEMNAEQLWETTLDPAARSMLVVAVDQADVADAIFTQLMGDVVEPRREFIQENALTVANLDV; from the coding sequence ATGGACGAGACACCCGCAACCACCCCCAACAGCAACGATTACGGCGCATCCTCGATCAAGGTCCTGAAGGGCCTGGACGCGGTGCGCAAACGCCCCGGCATGTACATCGGCGACACCGACGACGGGTCGGGCCTCCACCATATGGTATTCGAGGTGAGCGACAACGCCATCGACGAGGCGCTGGCCGGCCACTGCGACCGCATCGTCATCCAGCTGAACGCCGACGGCTCCGTCAGTGTCGAGGACAATGGCCGCGGCATCCCGACCGGCATCCACCCGGAGGAAGGCGTGTCGGCGGCGGAGGTCATCATGACCCAGCTCCACGCCGGCGGTAAGTTCGAGAATACGTCTGACGACAATGCCTATAAGGTGTCGGGCGGCCTGCACGGCGTCGGCGTGTCGGTAGTCAACGCGCTCAGCGAATGGCTCGACCTGACGATCTGGCGCGATGGCGAGGAGCATTACATGCGCTTCGCCTATGGCGATGCGGTCGCCCCGCTGAAGGTCGTGGGCCCGGCGGAGGGCAAGAAGGGGACGCGCGTCACCTTCCTCGCCTCTCCCTCTACGTTCAAGATCACCGAATACGACTTCGAGAAGCTCGAGCACCGCTACCGCGAGCTCGCGTTCCTGAACTCGGGTGTCCGCCTGTTCCTGCGCGACGCGCGGCATGAGGAGGTGAAGGAAGTCGAGCTCTATTACGAGGGCGGCATCGCCGCGTTCGTGAAGTATCTCGACCGCAACAAGACCCCGCTGATGCCCGATCCGGTCGCGATCGCGGGCACCCGCGACGACGTGACCATCGACGTCGCGCTCGAGTGGAACGACAGCTATTACGAGAACGTCCTCGCCTTCACCAACAACATCCCCCAGCGTGACGGCGGCACGCATATCGCGGCGTTCCGCGCGGCGCTGACCCGGACCATCAACAACTATGCCGACAAGTCGGGCATGTTGAAGAAGGAGAAGGTGACGCTGACCGGCGACGACATGCGCGAGGGGCTGACCGCGATCGTGAGCGTGAAGCTGCCCGACCCCAAATTCTCGTCGCAGACGAAGGACAAGCTGGTCTCGTCCGAGGTCCGCCAGCCGCTCGAAAGCCTGATGGCCGACAAGATGGCCGAGTGGCTGGAGGAAAACCCCGCGACCGCCAAGGCGATCATCCAGAAGGTGATCGACGCCGCTGCGGCTCGCGAGGCCGCGAAGAAGGCGCGCGAGCTGACGCGGCGGAAAGGCGCGATGGACATCGCCTCGCTCCCCGGCAAGCTCGCCGACTGTCAGGAGCGCGATCCCGCCAAATCCGAACTGTTCCTGGTCGAGGGTGACTCGGCCGGCGGATCGGCCAAGCAGGGCCGCGACCGCCATTACCAGGCGATCCTGCCCCTGCGCGGCAAGATCCTGAACGTCGAGCGTGCGCGCTTCGACCGGATGCTCTCGAGCCGCGAGATCGGCACGCTGATCCAGGCGATGGGCACCGGCATCGGCCGCGACGACTTCAACCTGGAAAAGCTGCGCTACCACAAGATCGTCATCATGACCGACGCTGACGTCGACGGCGCGCACATCCGCACGCTGCTGCTGACGTTCTTCTACCGCCAGATGCCCGAGATCATCGAGGCCGGGCACCTCTACATCGCCCAGCCGCCGCTCTACAAAGCGACCAAGGGGCGGTCGGAAGTGTATCTGAAGGACGATGCCGCGCTCGACACCTATCTGGTCGAGGCGGGAGTGGCGGGCACGATCCTCGAATCGCCGTCGGGCACGCGATCGGGCGAGGACCTGCGCGACCTGGTCGACCATGCGCGGCGGATGCGCACGCTGATGCGCTACGTGCCGCGCCGCTACGACGCCTCGATCATCGAGGCGCTGGCGATGGGCGGTGCGCTCGATCCCGAGGCAACGCGCGACGTGCGGGCAGAGCGCCTCAGCGTCGTCGCGGCACGGATGGACCAGACCGACAGCGACGCGCGCTGGACCGCGCGCGTGACCGAGAGCGGTGGCTATCATTTCGAGCGGCTGTGGCGCGGCGTCACCGACCACCACATCATCGAGGCGACGTTCCTCGGCTCGGCGGAGGCGCGCCGCCTCCACACGCTGACGCAGGAGAATATCGCCAGCTATTCGGGCATCGGCAAGCTGGTGTCGTCGAAGGCTGCGGCCGCCGCCGCCGAGGAGCCGGTCGAGACGGACGGCGAGGGCGAGGAGAAGCCCGCGCCGGTCGCCAAGGGCGAGACTCTGATCGCGCGCCCGAGCCAGCTGCTCGACGCGATCCTGGCGGTCGGGCGCAAGGGCCTGTCGATCCAGCGCTACAAGGGACTGGGCGAGATGAATGCCGAGCAATTGTGGGAAACCACGCTCGACCCCGCCGCCCGTTCGATGCTGGTCGTCGCGGTCGACCAGGCCGACGTCGCCGACGCGATCTTCACCCAGCTGATGGGCGACGTGGTCGAGCCACGCCGCGAATTCATCCAGGAGAACGCACTGACCGTCGCCAACCTCGATGTCTGA
- a CDS encoding GNAT family N-acetyltransferase — MSEVNDNRAEHRYELVEDSEMAFAAYELAGDTITFTHTIVPEAIGGRGVGSRLVAAALANVRQRGLKVVPRCAFVAAYVAKHPEWRELLV; from the coding sequence ATGTCTGAGGTAAACGACAACCGCGCGGAGCACCGCTACGAACTGGTCGAGGACAGCGAGATGGCCTTCGCGGCGTACGAACTGGCGGGCGACACGATCACCTTTACTCACACCATCGTACCGGAGGCGATCGGCGGCCGCGGCGTCGGCAGCCGGCTGGTGGCAGCGGCGCTGGCGAATGTGCGGCAACGCGGGCTGAAGGTGGTGCCGCGGTGCGCGTTCGTGGCTGCGTATGTGGCGAAGCACCCGGAGTGGCGAGAACTACTGGTCTGA
- a CDS encoding type I restriction endonuclease: MDFATRLAELQKRTIEHREVLLTEEAAKTALVMPFLQALGYDVFNPKEVVPEFTADVGIKKGEKVDYAICQDGRVNILIECKPSTSELNVKHASQLFRYFSVTDGRLAILTNGVNYQFYSDVENANKMDERPFFTFSMDAIKPSDVRTLEKFAKAGFDINQIILEAGNLKLQSLLRKTIEHEFSEPSDDLIRIFAAKVVEGRLTPAVKDTISRMVPNTIAAIIRDGVNDRLASALNATTPAMAEPDESNPTLPEEAIITTQEELSGFHIVQAIASRLVEPKRIVIRDSKSYCAILLDDNNRKTVARMWFNSPTTRYFGTFAGKEETRHLMPELTGIYQLTPQIEARLRELDDTIAS; the protein is encoded by the coding sequence ATGGATTTCGCGACACGCTTGGCCGAGCTCCAAAAGCGCACCATCGAGCACCGAGAGGTGTTGCTGACCGAGGAAGCCGCCAAGACCGCACTTGTCATGCCATTTTTACAGGCGCTCGGATATGACGTCTTCAATCCGAAAGAGGTGGTGCCGGAATTTACCGCCGACGTCGGCATAAAAAAAGGCGAGAAGGTGGATTACGCAATCTGCCAAGACGGTAGAGTCAACATTTTAATCGAATGTAAGCCGTCAACTTCAGAGTTGAATGTAAAACACGCCTCACAGTTATTTCGCTATTTCAGTGTGACTGACGGCAGACTCGCAATTTTGACAAATGGGGTAAACTATCAATTTTACTCAGATGTCGAGAATGCGAACAAAATGGACGAGAGGCCATTTTTTACGTTCAGCATGGACGCAATCAAACCTTCCGATGTCCGAACACTAGAAAAATTTGCCAAGGCGGGTTTTGACATAAATCAGATTATTTTAGAAGCAGGGAATTTGAAGCTGCAGTCTTTGCTTAGAAAAACAATCGAACATGAATTTTCTGAACCCAGCGACGATTTGATTCGAATTTTTGCGGCAAAGGTCGTCGAGGGGCGCCTGACCCCAGCTGTTAAAGATACCATATCGCGAATGGTCCCAAATACCATAGCGGCTATCATTCGTGACGGTGTAAACGATCGACTTGCATCTGCGCTTAATGCAACCACACCTGCGATGGCAGAACCTGATGAATCGAATCCAACGCTTCCCGAAGAAGCAATCATCACCACTCAAGAGGAATTGAGTGGCTTTCATATCGTCCAGGCCATCGCTTCGCGGCTCGTCGAACCTAAGCGAATAGTCATTCGTGACAGCAAATCATATTGCGCCATCCTGTTGGATGACAATAATCGCAAAACTGTCGCAAGGATGTGGTTTAATTCACCTACGACCCGCTATTTTGGCACTTTCGCGGGCAAAGAAGAAACGCGCCATCTCATGCCGGAGTTGACGGGCATCTATCAACTTACGCCGCAGATCGAGGCTCGCTTGCGGGAACTGGACGATACTATCGCTTCGTAA
- a CDS encoding ammonium transporter has protein sequence MKQLITIGAGVAGAALLSHPALAAPAAPVVATVDKGDTAWMMTSTILVLMMILPGLALFYGGLARTKNMLSVMTQIGAVAALAMLIWVMYGYTLAFGPDASDGLKPFISGFGKAFLAGITPASQAATFTKGVEIPEYVFVSFQMTFAAITVALVLGSVIERIKFSAVMLFAAVWLTIVYFPVAHMVWAAGGLFFEMGALDFAGGTVVHINAGVSALVAAVLLGKRLGFPAERMAPHSLTLTMVGTGLLWVGWFGFNAGSALEANGSAALAMINTFVATASAGLFWMLAEKVSGHKGSALGFCSGIIAGLVAVTPAAGNSGPFGAIVLGAVAAIICFVAVTIIKPRLGYDDSLDAFGIHGVGGIVGALGTAIVYAPALGGPGPEDYAIGAKLIVQLAAVGTTIVWAAIGTTIAFYIARAVTGGRVSKDVEMEGLDLGEHGERAYNY, from the coding sequence ATGAAGCAGCTTATCACAATCGGCGCAGGGGTGGCGGGCGCGGCGCTGCTGTCGCACCCGGCGCTGGCGGCCCCCGCGGCGCCGGTAGTCGCGACCGTCGACAAGGGCGACACCGCCTGGATGATGACATCTACCATCCTGGTGCTGATGATGATCCTGCCCGGCCTCGCGCTGTTCTACGGCGGATTGGCGCGGACCAAGAACATGCTGTCGGTGATGACGCAGATCGGCGCGGTCGCGGCGCTCGCGATGCTGATCTGGGTGATGTACGGCTACACCCTCGCCTTCGGCCCCGATGCGTCGGACGGGCTGAAGCCGTTCATTTCGGGCTTCGGCAAGGCGTTCCTGGCCGGCATCACCCCCGCCTCGCAGGCCGCCACCTTCACCAAGGGGGTCGAGATCCCCGAATATGTCTTCGTCAGTTTCCAGATGACCTTTGCCGCGATCACGGTCGCGCTGGTGCTCGGGTCGGTGATCGAGCGGATCAAGTTCAGCGCGGTGATGCTGTTCGCCGCCGTGTGGCTGACCATCGTCTATTTCCCCGTAGCGCACATGGTGTGGGCGGCGGGCGGGCTGTTCTTCGAAATGGGCGCGCTCGATTTCGCGGGCGGCACCGTCGTCCACATCAATGCCGGCGTCTCGGCGCTGGTCGCCGCGGTGCTCCTCGGCAAGCGGCTGGGCTTCCCCGCCGAGCGAATGGCCCCGCATTCGCTGACGCTGACGATGGTCGGCACCGGGCTGCTGTGGGTCGGCTGGTTCGGGTTCAACGCCGGCTCCGCGCTGGAGGCGAACGGATCGGCGGCGCTGGCGATGATCAACACCTTCGTCGCGACGGCCAGCGCCGGGCTGTTCTGGATGCTGGCGGAGAAGGTGTCGGGCCACAAGGGATCGGCGCTCGGCTTCTGCTCGGGCATCATTGCCGGGCTGGTCGCGGTGACGCCGGCGGCGGGCAATTCGGGGCCGTTCGGCGCGATCGTGCTGGGCGCGGTCGCCGCGATCATCTGCTTCGTCGCGGTCACGATCATCAAGCCGCGGCTCGGCTATGACGACAGCCTGGACGCGTTCGGCATCCACGGTGTCGGCGGCATCGTCGGCGCGCTCGGCACCGCGATCGTCTATGCCCCCGCGCTCGGCGGGCCAGGACCGGAGGACTACGCGATCGGCGCGAAGCTGATCGTCCAGCTCGCCGCGGTCGGCACCACCATCGTCTGGGCCGCGATCGGCACCACCATCGCCTTCTACATCGCCCGCGCCGTCACCGGTGGCCGCGTATCGAAGGACGTCGAGATGGAAGGCCTCGACCTCGGCGAACACGGCGAGCGCGCCTATAATTATTAA
- a CDS encoding P-II family nitrogen regulator, whose protein sequence is MKLVIAIIKPFKLDEVREALTDIGVAGMTVTEVKGFGRQKGQTEIYRGAEYSTNMVPKIKIEVVCASDVAPRVVEAVQASANTGAIGDGKIFVLDVGQAVRIRTGETDQTAL, encoded by the coding sequence ATGAAACTTGTCATCGCCATCATCAAACCGTTCAAACTGGACGAGGTCCGCGAGGCGCTGACCGATATCGGAGTCGCGGGCATGACCGTGACCGAGGTCAAGGGCTTCGGTCGCCAGAAGGGCCAGACCGAAATCTACCGCGGCGCCGAATACAGCACGAACATGGTGCCCAAGATCAAGATCGAGGTCGTCTGCGCCAGCGACGTCGCCCCCCGCGTGGTCGAGGCGGTGCAGGCGTCGGCCAACACCGGCGCGATCGGCGACGGCAAGATCTTCGTGCTCGACGTGGGGCAAGCGGTGCGCATCCGCACCGGCGAAACCGACCAGACCGCCCTGTGA
- a CDS encoding DUF2007 domain-containing protein, translated as MALVEVARVDRNLANILVGRLESEGIPAVAFDGGASIADGSWLFIPVRVMVDDGDVAAASAIIASA; from the coding sequence ATGGCGCTGGTGGAAGTCGCGCGGGTCGATCGAAACCTCGCCAATATCCTGGTCGGGCGGCTCGAGAGCGAGGGCATCCCGGCGGTCGCGTTCGATGGCGGGGCGAGCATTGCCGACGGCAGCTGGCTGTTCATTCCGGTTCGCGTGATGGTCGACGACGGGGACGTGGCGGCGGCCAGCGCGATCATCGCATCTGCCTGA
- a CDS encoding pyridoxamine 5'-phosphate oxidase family protein — MDFFDALNDDHRAFIARQPVFFVATAAEGARINLSPKGYDAFRIIDDRTVAWLDLGGSGNETHAHLAADGRITMMFCAFDNPALILRIYGRGVAVLPQDDGFDTLAARFPRLPGVRQVFVIAVDAVQTSCGWGVPRMTLEKERQTLVKYHAQQDPAERLAKIATRDRSIDGLPTRVQTIMPAHD; from the coding sequence ATGGACTTCTTCGACGCGCTGAACGATGACCACCGCGCCTTCATCGCGCGCCAGCCGGTGTTCTTCGTCGCGACCGCAGCGGAGGGCGCGCGGATCAACCTCAGCCCCAAGGGCTATGACGCCTTTCGCATCATCGACGATCGCACTGTCGCGTGGCTCGATCTCGGCGGGTCGGGCAATGAGACTCACGCGCACCTCGCCGCCGACGGGCGCATCACGATGATGTTCTGCGCGTTCGACAACCCGGCGCTGATCCTGCGGATTTACGGACGGGGCGTCGCGGTGCTGCCGCAGGACGACGGCTTCGACACGCTCGCCGCGCGGTTCCCGCGGCTGCCGGGGGTACGGCAGGTGTTCGTGATCGCGGTGGATGCGGTGCAGACGAGTTGCGGCTGGGGCGTGCCGCGGATGACGCTGGAGAAGGAGCGCCAGACGCTCGTCAAATACCACGCCCAGCAGGATCCGGCGGAGCGGCTCGCGAAGATCGCGACGCGGGACCGCAGCATCGACGGCCTGCCGACCCGCGTCCAGACGATCATGCCGGCGCACGATTGA
- a CDS encoding glycoside hydrolase: MSILALLLAAAGPVTAPPPALKADPFYTRHVDAGGIPILSSARVPDAALLAARSIVRGMTAHRRDFARYLAKSGYRVAIMASDEATTDLPEQRHWTRPTRDDPRLTRCERKHYDARIGAMTDRAYWNARARGMSGRLTSGAVEDVLGLRSSRYWGETILVHEFAHDILFAAYAVDRPLYAAVAAAFEAARASGRWKDEYAATNVGEYWAEGTQFWFESNRLAAFDGRRILSQDDLKAYDPALYATLQRAYGSSHRLAGDPFHRSPARVPPGPPPVNTAEVC, translated from the coding sequence ATGTCGATCCTCGCCCTGCTGCTGGCCGCCGCCGGACCGGTCACCGCGCCCCCCCCGGCGCTGAAGGCCGACCCGTTCTACACCCGGCATGTCGACGCCGGCGGCATCCCGATCCTGTCGTCGGCGCGGGTACCCGATGCCGCACTGCTGGCGGCGCGATCGATCGTGCGGGGCATGACCGCGCACCGCCGGGACTTCGCGCGCTATCTGGCGAAGAGCGGCTACCGCGTTGCGATCATGGCGTCCGATGAGGCGACGACCGACCTGCCCGAACAGCGCCACTGGACGCGCCCCACCCGCGACGACCCGCGTCTCACCCGCTGCGAGCGCAAGCATTACGACGCCCGCATCGGCGCGATGACCGATCGCGCCTACTGGAATGCCCGCGCGCGCGGCATGTCGGGCCGGCTCACCAGCGGCGCGGTCGAGGATGTGCTGGGCCTGCGCTCCTCGCGCTATTGGGGGGAGACGATCCTGGTCCACGAATTCGCCCACGATATCTTGTTCGCGGCCTATGCGGTCGACCGCCCGCTATACGCCGCGGTCGCCGCCGCCTTCGAAGCGGCGCGCGCGAGTGGACGGTGGAAGGACGAATATGCCGCCACCAACGTCGGCGAATATTGGGCGGAGGGGACGCAATTTTGGTTCGAGTCGAACCGGCTGGCGGCGTTCGACGGGCGCCGCATCCTGAGCCAAGACGACCTGAAGGCGTATGATCCCGCGCTCTACGCGACGTTGCAGCGCGCGTACGGCTCCAGCCACCGGCTGGCGGGCGACCCCTTCCACCGATCGCCCGCCCGCGTGCCGCCAGGACCGCCACCGGTGAACACCGCCGAGGTTTGCTGA
- a CDS encoding succinate dehydrogenase iron-sulfur subunit → MAEFTLPKNSKITGKARKHAAPVGAKRVKNFKIYRYDPDTGENPRYDEFAIDLDDCGPMVLDALIKIKGDVDPSLTFRRSCREGICGSCSMNMDGKNGLACTTAIEDIKGEVKITPLPAMDVIKDLVPDFTHFYAQYASIKPWLQTVTPPPSGKERLQSPEDRAKLDGLYECILCACCSTSCPSYWWNSDKFLGPAILLQAYRWLADSRDEMTGERLDELEDPFRLYRCHTIMNCANACPKGLNPAKAIAEIKKMEVERIV, encoded by the coding sequence ATGGCCGAGTTCACCCTGCCGAAGAACAGCAAGATCACCGGCAAGGCCCGCAAGCACGCCGCGCCGGTGGGCGCCAAGCGGGTCAAGAATTTCAAGATCTACCGCTACGATCCCGACACCGGCGAAAACCCGCGCTACGACGAATTCGCGATCGACCTGGACGATTGCGGGCCGATGGTCCTCGACGCGCTCATCAAGATCAAGGGCGACGTCGATCCGTCGCTGACCTTCCGCCGCTCGTGCCGCGAGGGCATCTGCGGATCGTGTTCGATGAACATGGACGGCAAGAACGGCCTCGCCTGCACCACCGCGATCGAGGATATCAAGGGCGAGGTGAAGATCACACCGCTGCCGGCGATGGACGTCATCAAGGATCTCGTCCCCGACTTCACCCATTTCTACGCGCAATATGCCTCGATCAAGCCGTGGCTGCAGACGGTGACGCCGCCGCCCTCGGGCAAGGAACGGCTCCAGTCGCCCGAGGACCGCGCGAAACTCGACGGGCTGTACGAATGCATCCTGTGCGCCTGCTGCTCGACATCGTGCCCCAGCTACTGGTGGAACAGCGACAAGTTCCTGGGGCCGGCGATCCTGCTCCAGGCCTATCGCTGGCTCGCCGACAGCCGCGACGAGATGACCGGCGAGCGCCTCGACGAGCTCGAGGATCCGTTCCGCCTGTATCGCTGCCATACGATCATGAACTGCGCCAATGCGTGCCCGAAGGGCCTCAATCCGGCGAAGGCGATCGCGGAAATCAAGAAGATGGAAGTCGAGCGGATCGTTTGA
- a CDS encoding PaaI family thioesterase, producing MTTTAPLFTYVDDPDNPGWKLWQATDPTRFNTMLGALSVRVDGGIARVRMTPEHRHSNLRDHVHGGALLGFIDVAMFAACRGFGVLTAGAAVTLDLSTQFIGGAEIGRPIEAQVELLRETGRMLFVRGLVVQDDTKVAAFSGTLRKSTPPKGIV from the coding sequence TTGACCACCACCGCCCCCCTGTTCACCTACGTCGACGACCCCGACAATCCGGGGTGGAAGCTGTGGCAGGCGACCGATCCGACGCGGTTCAACACGATGCTGGGCGCGCTGTCGGTGCGCGTCGATGGCGGCATCGCACGGGTGCGGATGACGCCCGAGCATCGCCATTCGAACCTGCGCGACCATGTCCACGGCGGCGCTCTGCTGGGCTTCATCGACGTCGCGATGTTCGCCGCCTGCCGCGGGTTCGGCGTGCTGACCGCGGGCGCGGCGGTGACGCTGGACCTCTCCACCCAGTTCATCGGCGGGGCGGAGATCGGGCGCCCGATCGAGGCGCAGGTCGAGCTGCTGCGCGAGACCGGGCGGATGCTGTTCGTCCGCGGGCTGGTGGTGCAGGACGATACCAAGGTCGCCGCGTTTTCCGGCACGCTGCGCAAGAGCACGCCGCCCAAGGGAATCGTCTGA
- the zapE gene encoding cell division protein ZapE has protein sequence MNRVLARYEALVASGELRPDPAQAAAAARLQQLADQLEATPKRGSILWRALGRAPEAPRGLYLWGGVGRGKSMLMDLFFGCLDIRRKRRVHFHEFMAEVHARLHVERRKEAGDPIPPVAAVMAADARLLAFDELVVTNMADAAILSRLFAEFFAAGVTVVATSNRAPADLYKDGLNRHLFLPFIDLLGEKLDVMPLNGPTDYRLDRLGDGETWHVPNGEEATAAVSATFFRLTDFDPADRAHVPSEDLDVGGGRTLHVPKSLKGVGVFSFKRLCGEPRGVPDYLAIARHFHTVIIVGIPRMGPENRNEAARFVTLIDALYEHKVKLIASADASPQDLYVAGDGAFEFERTASRLMEMRSVDYLALGHGVD, from the coding sequence ATGAACCGCGTCCTCGCCCGCTACGAAGCCCTCGTCGCGTCGGGCGAACTCCGCCCCGACCCCGCGCAGGCCGCCGCCGCCGCGCGGCTGCAGCAACTCGCCGACCAACTCGAGGCAACGCCCAAGCGCGGCAGCATCCTGTGGCGGGCGCTTGGTCGTGCGCCCGAGGCACCGCGCGGGCTGTACCTCTGGGGCGGGGTGGGGCGCGGCAAGTCGATGCTGATGGACCTGTTCTTCGGCTGCCTCGATATCCGCCGCAAACGCCGTGTCCACTTCCACGAATTCATGGCCGAGGTGCACGCGCGCCTGCACGTCGAGCGGCGCAAGGAAGCCGGCGACCCGATCCCGCCGGTCGCGGCGGTGATGGCGGCGGACGCGCGGCTGCTGGCGTTCGACGAACTGGTCGTGACCAACATGGCCGACGCGGCGATCCTGTCGCGGCTGTTCGCCGAATTCTTCGCCGCCGGCGTGACCGTGGTCGCGACGTCGAACCGTGCGCCTGCCGATCTCTACAAGGACGGGCTCAACCGCCACCTGTTCCTGCCCTTCATCGACCTGCTCGGCGAAAAGCTCGACGTGATGCCGCTGAACGGGCCGACCGATTACCGGCTCGACCGGCTGGGTGACGGGGAGACGTGGCACGTCCCGAACGGGGAGGAGGCGACCGCGGCGGTGTCCGCCACCTTCTTTCGCCTGACCGACTTCGACCCCGCCGACCGCGCGCATGTGCCGAGCGAAGACCTGGACGTCGGCGGCGGGCGGACGCTGCACGTGCCCAAGAGCCTGAAGGGCGTCGGGGTTTTTTCGTTCAAGCGCCTGTGCGGCGAACCGCGCGGCGTACCCGACTACCTCGCCATCGCGCGGCATTTCCACACCGTCATCATCGTCGGCATCCCGCGCATGGGACCGGAGAACCGCAACGAGGCGGCGCGGTTCGTGACGCTGATCGACGCGCTGTACGAACACAAGGTCAAGCTGATCGCCAGCGCCGATGCCTCCCCGCAAGACCTCTACGTCGCCGGCGACGGCGCCTTCGAATTCGAACGCACCGCCAGCCGTCTGATGGAGATGCGGTCGGTCGACTATCTGGCGCTGGGGCACGGGGTCGATTGA
- the mdh gene encoding malate dehydrogenase: MARKKIALIGAGNIGGTLAHLAALKGLGDIVLFDVVEGVPQGKALDLSQCGPVEGFDATITGTNDYNDIAGADVIIVTAGVARKPGMSRDDLLGINLKVMKAVGEGIAEHAPDAFVICITNPLDAMVWALREFSGLPHHKVVGMAGVLDSARFSHFLAEEFKVSVKDVTSFVLGGHGDTMVPVIQYSTVSGIPVPDLIKMGRSSQEKIDAIVKRTRGGGGEIVALLKTGSAYYAPATSGIAMAEAYLYDQKRVLPAAAHLTGQYGIDDLYVGVPVVIGAGGVEQVVEIALDDEAKGNLAVSVDAVKELLVACKGIDESLK, translated from the coding sequence TTGGCTCGCAAGAAGATCGCGCTGATCGGCGCCGGCAACATCGGCGGCACGCTGGCGCACCTCGCCGCCCTGAAGGGGCTGGGCGACATCGTCCTGTTCGACGTGGTGGAGGGCGTGCCGCAGGGCAAGGCGCTCGACCTCAGCCAGTGCGGACCGGTCGAGGGCTTCGACGCCACGATCACCGGCACCAATGATTACAACGACATCGCCGGTGCCGACGTCATCATCGTCACCGCCGGCGTCGCCCGCAAGCCGGGCATGAGCCGGGACGACCTGCTCGGCATCAACCTGAAGGTGATGAAGGCGGTCGGCGAGGGCATTGCCGAGCATGCCCCCGACGCGTTCGTCATCTGCATCACCAACCCATTGGACGCGATGGTGTGGGCGCTGCGCGAATTCTCGGGCCTCCCGCATCACAAGGTCGTCGGCATGGCCGGCGTGCTGGACTCGGCGCGCTTCAGCCACTTTCTCGCCGAGGAATTCAAGGTTTCGGTGAAGGACGTGACCAGCTTCGTGCTCGGCGGCCACGGCGACACGATGGTACCGGTCATCCAGTATTCGACCGTCAGCGGCATCCCGGTTCCCGACCTCATCAAGATGGGCCGGTCGAGCCAGGAGAAGATCGACGCGATCGTCAAGCGCACTCGCGGCGGCGGCGGCGAAATCGTCGCGCTGCTGAAGACGGGCTCCGCCTACTACGCCCCCGCGACCAGCGGCATCGCGATGGCCGAAGCGTACCTCTACGACCAGAAGCGCGTCCTGCCTGCGGCGGCGCACCTGACCGGCCAGTACGGCATCGACGACCTGTATGTCGGCGTGCCGGTGGTGATCGGTGCCGGCGGCGTCGAGCAGGTCGTTGAGATCGCGCTGGACGACGAAGCCAAGGGCAACCTCGCCGTGTCGGTCGACGCGGTCAAGGAACTGCTGGTTGCCTGCAAGGGGATTGACGAGAGCCTTAAATAA